The genomic window aaactgttctattctgttctttactgaactgttctgttctttactgaactgttctattctgttatttactgaactgttctgttctgttctttactgaactgttctgttctgttctttactgaactgttctgttctttactgaactgttctattctgttctttactgaactgttctgttctttactaaactgttctattctgttctttactgaactattctgttctttactgaactgttctgttctgttctttactaaactgttctattctgttctttactgaactgttctgttctttactaaactgttctattctgttctttactgaactattctgttctttactgaactgttctgttctgttctttactaaactgttctattctgttctttactgaactgttctgttctttactgaactgttctattctgttctttactgaactgttctgttctttactgaactgttctattctgttctttactgaactgttctgttctttactgaactgttctattctgttctttactgaactgttctgttctttactaaactgttctattctgttctttactgaactattctgttctttactgaactgttctgttctgttctttactaaactgttctattctgttctttactgaactgttctgttctttactgaactgttctattctgttatttactgaactgttctgttctgttctttactgaactgttctgttctgttctttactgaactattctgttctttactgaactgttctgttctgttctttactaaactgttctattctgttctttactgaactgttctgttctttactgaactgttctattctgttctttactgaactgttctgttcTTTACTAAACTGTtatattctgttctttactgaactgttctgttctttactgaactgttctattctgtttttctgaactgttgTTCATTGAACTGATCTGCACTGAACTGAATTAATATACCCTTGTTTTaaactgttctttactgaactgctctattctgttctgttctattatgttctttactgaactcttctattctgttctttaccgaactcttctattctgttctttacggagctgttctttactgaactgaataaataaactacTGATGTAAACTGTCTTTACTAAACTGTTCTattctgcttgttttcttaaatgTTATTTAGTGAACTGATGTAGACCCGAACTGAATGGTCTGTTTATTTTCTTAACTGTTCTTTTGTAAACTGATCTGCACTCAATTGAAATAATCAACTTCTTTAAACTGTTCTtcactgaactgttctattcaaACTATCTTTAGTAAACTGATCTGCACTGAATTGAATCGACTATTCTTTGGTGAAATATTCCATGCTGTTCTTTTCTTCActgttctgttctttactgaattTTACTGTTCCTCAGTAAACTGAGCTGTTTCTTGCTACAATATAATTCTAATATTAACTTAATATTAACTTAATGATCAATTGTTCTGaactttgttaaaattaactgTACAGTACTGCACatctctgttctgttctgttcagaTGTTGTTCTGTCTGTTCTGTTCTCTTCTGCTCAAAATAAATTTTTGATCCAATCAGTTAATCAACAAGATTTTCTGTAAATGTAAGTAAATATAGAATACAAAATGTTGATTATTCTGCCTTGCTGATGGTCCATGTCTAAAACCAGACAACAATATTTACATCTACTGAtctggcagatgcttttatacaATATGTGCATTCCATTGCATTCAGTGTTTATCATTTCATGCATTCCGTGCATACAAATTAGTCACTGAAACTGTATTTAAACTAGATGTCATTAAGATTTGTAGAAATACAATATTTATCATGACCTAATGTTATATGGCTAGTTGTATAACCCCTCATACATTAATGGATACATAATTGCTTTCATATCTGATGGCATTCGTGCCACAAAAGATTTACTCACAAGAGTTTATTGGTCTCACATGTTTAAAATTTATAATCACAGTCTTCCATTGcacaatatatacaaaaatatctGATTAAAAAATACTTTCATGGAAAAACTTTACATTTATATACACAGCACCAAACTTCAATATAAACTATTTGGGTTAtaaatctccaaaaaaaaaaaaagtcctcgtGCAGTGGAGTCTGTTATCTGAAGACAAGCCAAAACACGCCTGTTAGTGAGATAAAAGTCCCTGAAAGAGTGATTTTACAGCCTCCTGAGCCCTGAAGATGCACCGGACAGTTAGTGTACGGCTCCAAACATGCTGCGTAAGCCATTGCATGGGCCACATAATTCTGTTCTTTGACTCCGTGAAAGAGATGAGCCATCGGGCCTTTTGCATAGATAGCTACATCTTCCCCTCCATGTGTCTCTGATTCCAAAGGAACGGCAGCTTGTTGCATGTACTCTTCATCATCTACAAATAGAGTTAGATATATTAGTATTTGACAGCAATATGTGAAAAGGCGCAGGTAGTAAATGATGTCCATACTTACAATAATCCACTTCTGAAACATTTCCTCTTGTTCCGTTCACATGAGCGTATCCAGGTCCATTAGCATACAAGATACTAGTGTATGGAAGACTATCCTCAGCCTTCTTGGGTGCCAgacctgaaataaataaataaataaatatcactgGAACAACAGCTGATTGGTTCAAATATACgctagtgcttgctgtagcagtttgcagtgtgtttcagaaaccctccaccttctcagctccacctgtctagattTGCTATGGCGTGAGTGTTTCAAAAACCTccacttccccagctccacctgtctagatctgctatGGCGTGAGTGTTTCAGAAACCgaccacctccccagctccacctgtctagatctgctatGGAGTGAGTttttcagaaaccctccacctccccagctccacctgtctagatctgctatGGAGTGAGTGTTTCACAAACCTccacttccccagctccacctgtctagatctgctatGGCGTGAGTGTTTCACaaacctccacctccccagctccacctgtctagatctgctatGGAGTGAGTGTtttagaaaccctccacctccccagctccatcTGTCTAGATCTGCTATGGAGTGTTTCAAAAACCTccacttccccagctccacctgtctagatctgctatGACGAGAGTGTTTCAGAAACCcttcacctccccagctccacctgtctagatctgctatGGAGTGTTTCACaaacctccacctccccagctccacctgtctagatctgctatGGAGTGAGCATtttagaaaccctccacctccccagctccacctgtctagatctgctatGGAGTAAGCGTTTCAGAAACTCTCCACATCCCCTGCTCCACCTGTGTAGATCTGCTATAGTGTGAGTGTTTCAGAAacttccacctccccagctccacctgtctagatctcCTATGGAGTgtttcagaaaccctccacctccccagctccacctgtctagatctgctatggagtgtttcagaaaccctccacctccccagctccacctgtctaaATCTGCTATAGTGTAAGCGTTTCACaaacctccacctccccagctccacctgtctagatctgctatGGCGAGAGTGTTTCAGAAACCcttcacctccccagctccacctgtctagatctgctatGGAGTGAGTgtttctgaaaccctccacctcccaagctccacctgtctagatctgctatggagtgtttcagaaaccctccacctcctcAGCTCCACCTGTCTAAATCTGCTATAGTGTAAGCGTTTCACaaacctccacctccccagctccacctgtctagatctgctatGGCGAGAGTGTTTCAGAAACCcttcacctccccagctccacctgtctagatctgctatGGAGTGAGTgtttctgaaaccctccacctcccaagctccacctgtctagatctgctatggagtgtttcagaaaccctccacctcctcAGCTCCACCTGTCTAAATCTGCTATAGTGTAAGCGTTTCACaaacctccacctccccagctccacctgtctagatctgctatGGCGAGAGTGTTTCAGAAACCcttcacctccccagctccacctgtctagatctgctatGGAGTGAGCATtttagaaaccctccacctccccagctccacctgtctagatctgctatGGAGTGAGCGTTTCAGAAActctccacctccccagctccacctgtgtagATCTGCTATAGTGTGAGTGTTTCAGAAacttccacctccccagctccacctgtctagatctcCTATGGAGTgtttcagaaaccctccacctccccagctccacctgtctagatctgctatGGAGTGTTTCAGATACCCTCCACCttcccagctccacctgtctaaATCTGCTATAGTGTAAGCGTTTCACaaacctccacctccccagctccaacTGTCTAGATCTACTATGGAGTGAGCGTTTCAGAAActctccacctccccagctccacctgtctagatctgctatGGAGTGAGTgtttctgaaaccctccacctcccaagctccacctgtctagatctgctatggagtgtttcagaaaccctccacctccccagctccacctgtctagatctgctatggagtgtttcagaaaccctccacctccccagctccacctgtctagatctgctatGGAGTGTTTCACaaacctccacctccccagctccacctgtctagatctgctatGGAGTGAGTgtttcagaaaccctccacctccccagctccaacTGTCTAGACCTGCTATGGAGTgtttcagaaaccctccacctccccggctccacctgtctagatctgctatGGAGTGAATGTTTCAGAAACCCTCCATCTCCCCAGCTCTAACTGTCTAGACCTGCTATGGAGTgtttcagaaaccctccacctccccagctccacctgtctagatctgctatGGCGTGAATGTTTCAGaaacctccacctccccagctccacctgtctagatctgcttTGGCGTGAATGTTTCAGAAACCTCCACTGTATATCATATATGGGTTTAATTTTATATATGTTACATGTGGATGTACCAAAAATAGGGTTCCCTCGTGGGGTATTTCCACCAAAAGTGAAAACATGGGAATGATCAGCAGTGACAACAGTGAGAGTTTCCGATTCACTGGTCAACTCAGACGCTCTCTGGATTGCCCGGTCAAACATGATGGTTTCAGTCAGAGCAAGCTTGGCAACCCCATCATGGTGCCCATGGTCTATTCTACCTCGTATAAACACAAAGAAAGATGTTTTATACTATGAGCAGATTATCATTAAACAGTAAACAGTACACAGTAATGCTGGAGTAAATGCTAAATACTCATCTTCCACAAAGAGAAAAAACCCTTTAGGATTCTTCCTGAGGATCTGAATGGCTTTCTCTGTCATGTCCACGATAGAGGGGTCCCGAGTGCGATTCCTGAACACTTCAAACCTCATGTCTTTGGGTTCAAACAGACCTGAATGAGAAATGTGAATGAGAATGTCATACCGGCAGTACAATGTCAGTAAATTAAAATGGAAACATTGTAAACTGGCCTTACCCATCAGGGAGTCTGTTGTTTTAGCATTCACCGCATTAAGCTGCTCTTTGTTCCAGACATACTGGGCATTCCTTCCCTAATAAAGAAAAAATAGATAATCAGGTAAAACTGAAGCAGTGGTTTACAAACACAATTAATGCCGCAATAAATGTATTCTTTTTTCGAGGTACCTTACGAGCATTCAGCCAGACGTCAATGAGGTTCTTTTTGTCTTTGCGATCCCCTTTGCGAGAGGATGAAGAGGGGTATTCTGGATCAGGGGTTCCCTTGGGTGTCATGTACATGCGGCCGCCGCCAAGAATTACCTACAATGGAGACACCTATTTAGAAAAATTGTTTCTTGATGAtagctcatccaaaaatgaacattaccccatgatttactgtCAATAAAATCAGAGTCATAGAAAAAAATgacctggctcttccaagctttataatggcagtgaatggttgttgaaattttgaagcccaaaaaaactgcatccatctatcataaaaagtactccatatgGCTTCGGAGGTtaaaaaaggccttctgaagcgaattgaTGTATTTGTGTAAgataaatatctatatttaaaatttatttatttttataatttaggtAACGTTTAGACTCAAAAGTTTTAAAATGGAAAGCTGTGTATGCATTTTGACTGTTTATTGACATAACAAAAGcgtttttgaagcttgaaagtgCAAATGTCTGAAAATCGATTTCAAAGttaaattttttgaaactgatatTTTCGGCTGCATAAATTGTTAATCTCTGAAAATGGTTGTGTCATTCACATGTGTATTATGTTTTCAGTCTATAGGCATGTACGCAGACGCGtagtgtttctttacaaagtTACATCGCCATCTACAGGCCTGGCATGAATAACGCACAATTTTTAGTCGTTTTAGCAAATTAAGTTCGTTTTTGTTGTCAGTACATGAAGCTTTTCAAAAACTtcaatttttagtacattgttgttGTGGAAATGTACCCTCAATGCCAAGGTAATAAAACTCTCAGTATTGTGTAGTAAATCTatattcaaaaatgaaagtattaaAAACTTTGCCAAAATTTGCAATGTTAACATCTGTGGAAATTCATCATCATAGTCAACCCAAGCTCATTGGAAGTATGTGcctctacatacatttctgcTACACTGTAATTGCGCACTCTACTGCACGTTTtgcagcagtttcaaagtgaaatgtccataGAGTGGAGCTAAAACACACATGACAATAATATGTGACAATAAGTGCATGACCAGCTAAGGTTCATCATAaacaagctaaggaccagcataaactatcttaggaccagcataaaccattttaggaccagcctaaaccagctaaaaccagcatcagaacctacctaaccagcatttttttttccaacaggGATTAATGCCCATATCAACCTTATTTAGCGATAGTGTAAGCAATACATTTGGATTTGTCAACGCAAaaagttggtttatgctggtccttagctggtttaagatggtcctaaactggtttgtgctggtccttaactggattgtgctggtcctaaaatagtttaagatggtccttagctcaTTTGAGATAGTCCtaaactggttaatgctggtcctaaaatggtttatgctggttcaagatggtttatgttggtccttagctggtttaagatggtcctaaactggtttatgctggtcctaaaatggtttatgctggttctaagagagcttatgctggtccttagctggtttaagatgttcctaaactggttaatgctggtcctaggatggtttatgctgggccttagctggtttaagatggtcctaaactggttaatactggtcctaGGATGGTTTATACGGGTTctaagatggtttatgctggtctttagctggtttaaaatggttctaaactggtttatgctggtcttgaattggtttattctggtcctaaAATACTTTATTCTGGTCCTAaaatagtttatgctggtccttagctggattaagatggtcctaaactggttaatgctggtcctaggatggtttatgctggtcctaaaatggtttattctagtcctaaaatagtttatgctggtccttagctggtttaagatggtcctaaactggtttattttGGACCTAAaatagtttatgctggtctttagctggtttaaaatggtcctaaactggtttattcTTGTCCTAAAACAGTTTATTCTGGTCCTAAACTCGTTAATGCTGGACCTacgatggtttatgctggtcctaaaatggtttatgctggttctgagtttatgctggtccttagctggtttaggatGTTCATAaactggttaatactggtcctaGGATGGTTTATATTGGTTCTAagatggtttaagatggtcctaaactggttaatactggtcctaggatggtttatactggtcctaaaatggtttatactggtcctaaaaTACTTTATTCTGGTCctaaatggtttatgctggtccttagctggattAAGATAGTCCcaaactggttaatgctggtcctaaaatggtttatgctggtccttagctggattAAGATAGTCCcaaactggttaatgctggtcctaaaattgtttatgctggtccttagctggtttattcaggtcctaaaatagtttatgctggtccttagctggattaagatggtcctaaactggttaatgctggtcctatgatggtttatgctggttcttagctggtttattctAGTTCTAaaatagtttatgctggtccttagctggtttaagatggtcctaaactggtttattttGGACCTAAaatagtttatgctggtctttagctggtttaaaatggtcctaaactggtttattcTTGTCCTAAAACAGTTTATTCTGGTCCTAAACTCGTTAATGCTGGACCTACgatggcttatgctggtcctaaaatggtttatgctggttctgagtttatgctggtccttagctggtttaagatggtcctaaactggtttattttGGACCTAAAATAGTTTAtactggtctttagctggtttaaaatggtcctaaactggtttattcTTGTCCTAAAACAGTTTATTCTGGTCCTAAACTCGTTAATGCTGGACCTacgatggtttatgctggtcctaaaatggtttatgctggttctgagtttatgctggtccttagctggtttaggatGTTCATAaactggttaatactggtcctaGGATGGTTTATACTGGTTCTAagatggtttaagatggtcctaaactggttaatactggtcctaggatggtttatactggtcctaaaatggtttatactggtcctaaaaTACTTTAttctggtcctaaaatggtttatgctggtccttagctggattAAGATAGTCCcaaactggttaatgctggtcctaaaatggtttatgctggttctaaggtagtttatgctggtccttagctggtcctaaactggttaatgctggtcctaggatggtttatgctggtccttagctggtttattcaggtcctaaaatagtttatgctggtccttagctggattAAGATgttcctaaactggtttatgctggtcctaaactggtttattcaggtcctaaaatagtttatgctggtccttagctggattaagatggtcctaaactggttaatgctggtcctatgatggtttatgctggttcttagctggtttattctAGTTCTAaaatagtttatgctggtccttagctggtttaagatggtcctaaactggtttattttGGACCTAAaatagtttatgctggtctttagctagTTTAAAatgtcctaaactggtttattcTTGTCCTAAAACAGTTTATTCTGGTCCTAAACTCGTTAATGCTGGACCTacgatggtttatgctggtcctaaaatggtttatgctggttctgtgtttatgctggtccttatctGGTTTAGGATGTTCATAaactggttaatactggtcctaGGATGGTTTATACTGGTTCTAagatggtttaagatggtcctaaactggttaatactggtcctaggatggtttatactggtcctaaaatggtttatactggtcctaaaaTACTTTAttctggtcctaaaatggtttatgctggtcctaaaatggtttatgctggtccttagttggatTAAGATAGTCCcaaactggttaatgctggtcctaaaatggtttatgctggttctaatgtagtttatgctggtccttagctggtcctaaactggttaatgctggtcctaggatggtttatgctggtccttagctggtttaagatgttcctaaactggtttatgctggtcctaaactggtttattcaggtcctaaaatagtttatgctggtccttagctggtctaaaatggtcctaaactggttaatgctggtcctaggatggtttatgctggttcttagcGGGTTTATTCTAGTCCTAaaatagtttatgctggtccttagctggtttaaaatggtcctaaactggtttatgctggtcctaaactggtttattcaggtcctaaaatagtttatgctgggccttagctggtttaagatggtcctaaattggttaatgctggtcctaggatggtttaagctggtcctaaaatggtttatgctggttctgaGATAGATTATGCTGGTGCAAGGTGCAAAAAAGGTGCAAAACTGTGGCAATACTGAACTGGCAAATAACATGTGCAGCACAC from Garra rufa chromosome 7, GarRuf1.0, whole genome shotgun sequence includes these protein-coding regions:
- the LOC141338668 gene encoding intestinal-type alkaline phosphatase-like, producing the protein MGVSTVSAARILRGQMEGQSGEETVLAMDRFPYVALSKTYSVDRQVADSASTATAYHCGVKANAKTVGLSAKAVAYECNTTFGNEVFSVLHRAKAQGKSVGIVTTTRVQHASPAGAYAHSVSRSWYSDADVPSAARRQGCTDIATQLVTNTDIDVILGGGRMYMTPKGTPDPEYPSSSSRKGDRKDKKNLIDVWLNARKGRNAQYVWNKEQLNAVNAKTTDSLMGLFEPKDMRFEVFRNRTRDPSIVDMTEKAIQILRKNPKGFFLFVEGGRIDHGHHDGVAKLALTETIMFDRAIQRASELTSESETLTVVTADHSHVFTFGGNTPRGNPIFGLAPKKAEDSLPYTSILYANGPGYAHVNGTRGNVSEVDYYDEEYMQQAAVPLESETHGGEDVAIYAKGPMAHLFHGVKEQNYVAHAMAYAACLEPYTNCPVHLQGSGGCKITLSGTFISLTGVFWLVFR